The DNA sequence TTTGCTAAGGTCTCATTCTAAATATACAGGAACATCGATAGTTGAATGTACAGCAGTTTTCAGCTGAAGAAGAGCTTTTGGCTTCAGTGCCATACATTTCAGAAGTAAACAACAAGTAAATTCTCATGGGGTTTTCGCTCTTAAGGACACCCCAGTGGATTAATTATGAAGCATCTGCAGTCCCTCTCTGAGAATTATGGTAACCAACCCCACCCTCCTTCATGCCCCACCTATAGCCAGGGACAATGGGGGGGCTTTGATAATGAGGAGGGTGAAACCCAGAGGGAGTTCACTGAATCACCgtggcaccccccccaccccccagacagTGACCCAAACAGACAGATGCTGTGCCAAACCTTGCCTTTGTCTGTCATACCCTATCGCTCTTCCCCTTTGTTTTAGGGCACTGCCAGTCACTGCTGGAAAGTGGCACAGGGAGGCCTCACGCCTCCCTCGACTGGGCAAAGCCGCTCACTAATGAGATACTGGGAGATGGTTTGGGGACCTGGAGAATTGACGGGGGGAGGTGCTCATGGTGGCCTTCTTTTCTCATGCTGGAGAGAGAAAACATTGGTGAGGGAGAGAGGCATTGTGGGTAGGCGGCACGGGCTTGGGGGCATCCTCCCATTTTAAGCTCATTACTGGCACCTGCTGGgtcctctccctctccccactGTAAATGCACATGAACCCCCGGGTTAATGGAGACTCAtaaaagccaccccccccctttgtaaaaccccagctgtaccctgtaaCCTGCTCTAATTATGGGGGTGGTGCTGTCACATCCCAGTAGCTTTAGCCAGGTCTCAGTGAAGCCAGAATCTGTGGCTTGTGCTGTTTTCCGGGACAATTCACCTTCACTGTTGGTTGTCGCAGTCAAACGCAAGAGTGCTGATGAATATCAATGGTCTGAGCTTTCCTGCCCTGTTTAATTCCAGCTCTTATTAACTGGAATTATTTAATTCCAGTTTAATTCACTTCTTCTATTTGGATTTCTAAGCCAATGGCATGGAAaccttttatttgtttaattttctaaacagtacattttttaaacACGTAATATAAGCTCATTTTCAACTACATTGGgaatatttatctgagcagCCGTAACTTGAAAAGGCAGAAGTTGGTGAAACAAAAGTACCCCCAACACAATACACAAGTTCTTCATCATTTACAAACTATGactctggtcctcagggacccacagctggtccttgtttttgctctctccgaactccctaccagacagtccacatttttgctacctcccagggagcaaaaatgtggactacctgtgggtccccaaggaccggattgggaaactctGCTCTAACTGAACAGTGACGTTTATGCAACCTTGACAGGTGTGCAGCTTGACTGTGCACAGTAGATTATATGTATAATGCGGGCAGTTGAAGATAAAAAGCATATAAAAAGGCCAACACTTTGAACTGGCAAATAGATTTAGTTTGTTAGCTGGTCAATCTGCACTTGGGTTCTCAACAAGGTGGGCGGAGGACAAGCAAGTCTGCCCCTTGTGGATGAGTTTCTGGACTGATGGAGATTTAAACTGGACTCAATTTTACTTTGTTCAAAAGATGACATGCCTATTAACAGTTAACCGAGCTCACATTCCTTTATGATGACATGTTGTGCTGCttcaaaatgaaatattataacAAATTGACTGTTAGATATTGATTCTTGGCATTATTATTGGAGTGTGACAGGTGGTGAGAGAATATGCGGCATCTATAGCAGGGCTGTGTGTTTATCCTTCTGCATATAACAAGTCCCTGAGGATTTTCCTTGCCATGGAACCAGTCTCCAAGTGCAAAGCACCCGGAGCCAGGCTGCTAGCTAACAAGCTGGCATTTGCACAGAAAGTCCACTCTGCGCTGATGAAAGTCTGCTAAGAGTAGGCAAAGACCATAGGCGATGTGTTCAGTTAGGACTACTCTAGTTACACACTGATGTTCATTCTGCTCATTATTTTCAAAATCCAGCAGGAGACATCAGCCTTGTTCTTATCACGCATGTCCTTCCCCAGTTCAGAGTTTCTCTTTGTGAACCTCAGGGGTATGAATTACGAAGAAAATTTTGCAAAATTCATTCCATACAATGGCTTTAAAATCTAGCACTTGTCATGAGTTTGCGCTTTTGATTTGTATAGATTATATGCCTGCTGTCTGGTATTTTGAAAGTGTTGTATGAACAAATGAtacttctgtctctctctctcattgacATCTCTGATCTATTCCCAAACCATGGTGTATCAAGCCTCTTAGTTTCTGTAAAACCACCTACATTTTTGTGTTGCACTGCCCCCTTCTGGTTATGACTGATAACTGTAAATTACCATTGAGGCACAactgcagcactgcaggctgAGAGGTTGATTATGGTACGTATTTGCAGAAGTTATCACTCCAAAAGCCAAGTAATACATAGACTTTTTGTTCATGCTGAAACTGCCATACACTGTGATAGTTTTTGTGAGTAACACCCAATATATGACAGATCTTTTGTCCCAGGCTACACATCAGGCTTTTATAAGTGATAAGAGAATGGTTATTTTACCAGTACTGCCCTTTACGAGCTGAATGAGGTCAAACTCCATATGCCTTCTGAAGATTTAATGACAACATTGAGTTAGTATAAGTGTCTAACCTGCACTTTAGCACCCTCTACAGGACAGTCGTTTTTATTATCCCAGAAGggctgaagtttttttttttgcctaggAGAACGGTTTCCCTCTGCTGGCCAATTATTGCCATGTAATACAGTAACGTGGTTTCCGTTCAGTTATACAAGCATATTGTACTAGCAGCACTGTGTaccttaaaatatttattagaaccCAGAACTATacccaatatatatatatatatatatatatatatatatatatagtgatgGTCCCTCTTCCCACCAGGCGTGTACATCTTGATTGGTGTCGGAGGACTCATGATGCTTGTGGGTTTCTTTGGGTGCTGCGGGACAGTCCGGGAATCGCAATGTCTTCTGGGATCGGTGAGCAAACACTCTGCCTCATTCTGACCCCCCTACCCAATGTATATAGTGCCCTTCTCCTCCATAAACACTGTGGATAGTTTACATACACCCCAAGCAAAGCACCAATCACTTTGGGAAGTGCTCTCTATCTGGCCACAGTTGACGGGGGATGTTCTGTCCTCCTCTCTCTGCTTACAGTTCTTCGCCTGTCTCCTGGTCATCTTTGGTGCTGAGGTTGCTGCTGGGATTTTTGGCTTTTTAAACAAAGATAAGGTATGTGTACCAGATTCCCCAAGAAGCGGGGAATTACACAGCTCTCCTAGGTTGTTCGGGTTTTGAAGCAAAGTATATTAGGTGACGTTTTCTTTCTATTCTACGCAAATGAATCATACAACCAAAGAGGAAATTACCTGAATGCTGGTTGGGAGTTTTCAAAACTGTTTCAGCTTTTGAGATTAACCCTATAAAATTCAAACAAGCTCAGTGTGAAGTGTCAAACTCAAATTTCCAGTGAATAGTttgattatataaataaaagtatACAACAAATCCCCAGCTCATCTTTAAATTGGAAATGTGTTAACTGGGGCTGCACAGTGGATCACTGTTTAGCACTGCAGTTTCAAACCTACAAGGTCATGCACTTCATTTCCAGCACCGTGTGAACAGGCTTCCTCCAGATGCtcctgtgcccccctcccccccagagtCTAAAGAAGACATGCTGTTTTTGTAAATTTGCTCCTCTAAATTGCCTATGTTAATATGAGCCATGTGACTCATATTTTTCATTACAGATCATTGAGGAAGTGCAAGGCTTCTACAGTGAATCAGAAGATGAGAACAACAATAGTACAGTGGTGAACATGTACCACAAAGTTGTAAGTGCAGTTTCAGTCCATTTTAGCGATGATACCTCCTTTAGGTCCCAGCAGTTAACAATGAATCTGATGAGAGCATGAGTACAGACGTTCCAGGTCTCCTGTTGCCACTATTCCAACCTTAGGGAGAGTTTGTATGTCTCTGTTCTGTTGCACTCACTTCTGGAATGGCCTGACGGTGAAGTTACAGCTCTGTATCTCCTCTTACAGTTGGATTGCTGTGGAAGCAGCACATCAAACAATTCCCAGTGTCCTGAAATAGATCCAAAAAAGAAGGTGGGGAGTTATCCTCTGCGGAATCTTCTGAGATGGCCTGATCTCTGAAAGAATGAACTGTGACAACTAAAAGCAGGTGCAGAGTGTAACTCACATAGGAAATGTGTTTCAGGACTGCGAGGAGGCCATAAAAGACTTTTTAACCAACAAGCTCTACATCATTGGATATGTGGGGATTGGCATTGCAGGAATCATGGTATGGAAATACACGCCTGGGAATCTGGGGACGCCAGAAGAAATATGAGTGCAGTTTACATATAGTGGTCAGTTTATTGGGGACACCTGCTTGCTAATTCAAACAGCTGAATACAGAGCACATAGACAGGGGCAAGAGGTTCAGCTGCGGTTTGATTAAGCTGTAAATGACTAAGCCTCCAAATCTATATGATTTTCAATGTGGTGTGATAGGTGGTGCCATACGTGGTGCTTCTAGCATCTCAGAAATAGCCTCAGTCTTGAAATTTTCATGCACTAGTGTCTAGACTGGATGGGGAATCGTGCAGTAAACAAAAGACACACAGCTCTGTCCAAAAAAGTGTACAAAATGGCTTCTCTG is a window from the Brienomyrus brachyistius isolate T26 chromosome 8, BBRACH_0.4, whole genome shotgun sequence genome containing:
- the LOC125746963 gene encoding CD9 antigen-like — encoded protein: MSKVQGAMKCVKYLLYIFNFIFWLGGSLVLAVGLWLRFDPETRALFSEENAPDTYYLGVYILIGVGGLMMLVGFFGCCGTVRESQCLLGSFFACLLVIFGAEVAAGIFGFLNKDKIIEEVQGFYSESEDENNNSTVVNMYHKVLDCCGSSTSNNSQCPEIDPKKKDCEEAIKDFLTNKLYIIGYVGIGIAGIMIIGMIFSMVLCCAIRNNREVI